One Saccharomyces eubayanus strain FM1318 chromosome VIII, whole genome shotgun sequence genomic window carries:
- the DIA4 gene encoding putative serine--tRNA ligase DIA4, producing the protein MIVRRFFSISSRKSFLKKPQYDVKRIIENIPQYQTSIQNRELVEAENITSDLQLLGERYQHIKKIDKAIADIQIQRKSIEAQIRRDRTKITEYSAALKVLKEQYQDKDGELSELKIKVSGTCEALPNLLDPTVPLKKPQVDQWINPLKEYEPSETQAHVDIMLKKEMLDLQTASNITGTSWYYLLNDGARLEQALVSYALKKANENGFASCVPPSITKRELIDACGFNPRDMNNEKQIYGLQDTNLGLVATAEISMAGLGANKVLDLSSAEGAKKLVGVSRCYRAEAGARGKDTKGLYRVHEFTKVELFCWSKPENSTKILEEIKQLQTSIVEELGLSAKVLNMPSNDLGNPAFKKYDIEAWMPGRGKFGEISSASNCTDFQGRRLNTKYKKDDTGKLEYVHTLNGTAMAVPRVMIALVENFYDPRTGEIFVPECLREFMNGQQYI; encoded by the coding sequence ATGATTGTAAGgcgtttcttttcaatttctagTCGCAAGtcctttttgaagaagccTCAGTATGATGTGAAAAGGATAATAGAGAATATTCCCCAGTATCAAACTTCGATTCAAAACAGAGAGCTGGTAGAAGCTGAAAATATTACATCAGACTTACAACTGCTGGGTGAGCGATATCAACATATCAAAAAGATTGACAAAGCCATTGCAGATATTCaaatacaaagaaaatcgaTTGAAGCACAAATTAGAAGGGATAGAACAAAAATCACAGAATATTCAGCTGCCTTGAAAGTTCTTAAAGAGCAATATCAAGACAAGGACGGAGAATTGTCAGAGTTGAAAATAAAGGTCTCTGGGACTTGCGAAGCACTTCCAAATCTCTTGGATCCCACGGTTCCATTAAAGAAGCCACAGGTTGACCAATGGATAAATCCTTTGAAAGAGTATGAACCGTCAGAAACCCAGGCGCATGTAGATATCATGcttaaaaaggaaatgcTGGACTTGCAGACTGCCTCCAACATTACAGGAACATCATGGTACTACCTACTGAACGATGGAGCACGCCTTGAACAAGCTTTAGTCTCATATGctttaaaaaaagcaaacgAAAACGGATTTGCAAGCTGTGTGCCTCCAAGTATTACGAAAAGAGAGTTGATTGATGCCTGCGGGTTTAATCCAAGAGACATGAACAACGAGAAACAAATTTATGGGCTCCAAGATACGAATTTAGGATTAGTTGCCACTGCAGAAATATCTATGGCGGGACTAGGCGCAAATAAAGTTCTTGATCTAAGCTCTGCTGAAGGTGCTAAAAAACTTGTAGGAGTGAGCAGGTGTTACAGAGCCGAGGCGGGCGCAAGAGGTAAGGATACGAAGGGTCTTTATCGTGTCCACGAGTTTACTAAAGTGGAACTCTTTTGCTGGAGCAAGCCGGAAAATAGTACAAAAATTCTTGAGGAAATAAAACAACTCCAAACATCAATTGTCGAGGAACTAGGATTATCAGCCAAAGTGTTGAATATGCCTTCAAACGATCTTGGTAATCctgctttcaaaaaatacgaCATTGAGGCTTGGATGCCAGGAAGAGGTAAATTTGGTGAAATTAGTAGCGCCTCCAATTGTACCGATTTTCAAGGTAGAAGATTGAATACAAAGTACAAAAAGGATGACACAGGAAAGCTTGAGTATGTGCACACACTGAACGGTACTGCAATGGCAGTTCCAAGAGTGATGATTGCCCTGGTAGAGAACTTCTATGATCCCAGAACTGGCGAGATATTTGTTCCCGAATGCTTGAGGGAGTTTATGAATGGCCAGCAATATATTTAA
- the SOD2 gene encoding superoxide dismutase SOD2, translated as MFAKTAAVNLSKKGGLSLLSTTAKRTKVTLPDLKWDFGALEPYISGQINELHYTKHHQTYVNGFNTAVEQFHELSNLLAKEPSPANARKMIAIQQNIKFHGGGFTNHCLFWENLAPESQGGGEPPTGALAKAIDEQFGSLDELIKLTNTKLAGVQGSGWAFIVKNLSNGGKLDVVQTYNQDTVTGPLVPLVAIDAWEHAYYLQYQNKKVDYFKAIWNVVNWKEASRRFDAEKI; from the coding sequence ATGTTCGCCAAAACAGCAGCTGTCAACTTATCGAAAAAGGGAGGGTTATCGTTGCTTTCCACCACAGCAAAAAGAACTAAAGTCACTTTGCCAGACCTAAAGTGGGATTTTGGCGCTTTGGAACCTTATATTTCGGGCCAAATCAACGAATTGCATTACACCAAGCATCACCAAACGTATGTGAACGGATTCAACACTGCTGTAGAGCAATTCCACGAACTCTCGAATCTTCTGGCCAAGGAGCCAAGCCCAGCAAACGCAAGAAAAATGATCGCTATCCAACAGAACATCAAATTCCACGGCGGCGGCTTCACAAACCATTGCCTGTTCTGGGAAAACCTGGCTCCAGAGTCACAAGGTGGTGGTGAGCCACCCACCGGCGCTTTGGCAAAGGCCATTGACGAACAATTCGGCAGTTTGGACGAGTTGATCAAGTTGACCAACACAAAACTAGCCGGTGTGCAAGGTTCCGGATGGGCCTTCATCGTCAAGAACCTGTCCAATGGAGGCAAACTGGACGTTGTCCAAACCTACAACCAAGACACCGTCACCGGTCCCTTGGTTCCTTTGGTTGCCATCGATGCCTGGGAACACGCCTACTACTTGCAGTACCAAAACAAGAAGGTCGACTACTTCAAAGCCATCTGGAATGTAGTCAACTGGAAAGAAGCATCCAGAAGATTCGACGCCGAAAAGATCTAA
- the TDA3 gene encoding Tda3p, producing MSEDFLHPPFQTYPSKDSEGKKHIVIVGGGIIGCCTAYYLTQHPSFSPSTHHITIIESRRIAGGASGKAGGLLASWAFPHQIVPLSFQLHQELSDQYDGENNWDYRRLTTVSLEADVREEVLKNYEKLSKKAYNLNVPPPKKKPGFISNKFNIGDSSSSLSSSASSSKNEYTSNEEEGLEMHASGSVPSLHSLTNERMKSHTNSMSDLDSVSPAEQLRESNIHNPLPTDLSWIRRELVNDWSSLGGTDTTAQLHPYKFTHYMLSKAMETGAVDLLLGKVVGVKRDEMDCVRSLTYLPSVVKNRRNSKGQAESPEIKLGTIFNDENAKPIEINDIQQIVLSMGPWTSKILKDCPISGLRAHSITIKPSEKTVAPYAILAELKVNEREFFSPEMYARKDEVYVCGEGDTLVNIPESSDDVEVVTGKCDELYHYVSKLSPTLSKGHILRKQACFLPVLNVPTSSGPLIGETNVKDLYIASGHSCWGINNAPATGKLMAEILLDGEATSAEISSLDPKLYFDATILS from the coding sequence ATGAGTGAAGATTTTTTGCATCCGCCGTTCCAGACGTATCCTTCAAAGGACAGTGAAGGGAAAAAACATATTGTCATTGTAGGCGGTGGCATTATTGGTTGCTGTACAGCATACTACCTGACACAGCACCCAAGTTTCAGTCCTTCCACTCATCACATTACCATAATCGAATCAAGGCGTATTGCTGGAGGAGCTTCTGGTAAGGCAGGCGGTTTGCTTGCATCTTGGGCCTTCCCGCATCAGATCGTGCCCCTGAGTTTCCAACTACATCAGGAATTAAGCGACCAGTATGACGGAGAGAACAACTGGGACTACAGAAGACTAACGACCGTCTCCTTAGAAGCTGATGTGCGGGAGGAAGTACTCAAAAACTACGAGAAACTGAGCAAGAAGGCATATAACCTTAATGTCCCAcctccaaagaaaaaaccgGGCTTTATATCCAATAAGTTTAACATCGGAGACTCGAGCTCATCCTTAAGCTCTTCcgcatcttcttcaaagaacGAATACACTAGcaacgaagaagaaggattGGAGATGCACGCTTCTGGCTCAGTGCCTAGCTTACATTCCTTAACAAATGAACGTATGAAGAGCCATACAAATAGCATGTCCGACCTTGATTCTGTCAGTCCCGCCGAGCAATTAAGGGAAAGTAATATTCATAATCCTTTGCCAACTGATTTGAGCTGGATAAGAAGAGAATTGGTAAACGATTGGTCATCGCTAGGTGGCACCGACACTACGGCGCAACTTCACCCTTACAAGTTCACCCATTACATGCTGTCGAAAGCAATGGAAACAGGTGCTGTTGATCTTTTACTGGGGAAAGTGGTGGGAGTCAAGCGTGACGAAATGGACTGCGTTCGTTCCCTTACGTACCTTCCTTCGGTAGTGAAAAATCGCAGGAATAGTAAAGGCCAAGCAGAAAGTCCAGAGATTAAACTGGGTACCATATTCAACGATGAAAATGCTAAACCCATCGAAATCAATGATATTCAACAGATCGTGTTGAGTATGGGGCCCTGGACgtccaaaattttgaaagattgTCCAATCTCTGGATTGAGAGCGCATTCTATCACTATCAAACCAAGCGAAAAGACAGTGGCTCCGTATGCCATACTTGCTGAATTAAAAGTTAATGAGCGTGAATTTTTCTCCCCTGAAATGTATGCAAGAAAAGACGAAGTGTATGTTTGTGGTGAAGGTGACACTTTGGTAAACATACCTGAAAGCTCCGATGACGTTGAGGTGGTTACCGGGAAATGTGATGAGCTGTATCATTACGTATCCAAGTTGTCCCCAACGCTATCAAAGGGCCATATTTTGAGGAAGCAGGCATGTTTTCTACCGGTGTTGAATGTTCCTACAAGTTCAGGTCCCCTGATTGGGGAGACCAACGTAAAAGATCTCTATATCGCAAGCGGTCACTCCTGTTGGGGTATCAACAATGCGCCCGCGACAGGCAAATTAATGGCGGAAATTCTACTTGATGGTGAAGCAACTTCTGCCGAAATCTCAAGTTTGGATCCAAAGCTATATTTCGACGCTACCATTCTCTCATAA